The following proteins come from a genomic window of Phycodurus eques isolate BA_2022a chromosome 9, UOR_Pequ_1.1, whole genome shotgun sequence:
- the slc26a2 gene encoding sulfate transporter, translating to MPHGDAGCAESERHEPLVLESVPEEAGRSCQTALCRRLEKHCSRSPREIKSKVLGFVPILQWLPRYQPRDWLLGDVMSGLIVGILLVPQSIAYSLLAGQDPIYGLYTSFFSSIIYTLLGTSRHISVGIFGVLCLLVGQVVDREVASAGYLTEGGDGLAAVNGSALESCDRSCYAITVAATVTFTAGVYQVLMGIFQVGFVSVYLSDSLLSGFATGASLTILTSQVKYLLGLKIQRPQGWFTLFKTWFSLLANLAHANLCDLITSLVCLLLLVPTKELNNRFKNKLKAPIPFELFVVIIATLASHFGRFNADYGSDVAGEIPTGFLPPRLPAWSLIPAVAVDAFSIALVGFAITVSLSEMFAKKHGYRVDANQEMYAIGFCNILPSFFRCFATSAALTKTLVKESTGCQTQVSGLVSAVVLLLVLLVIAPLFYSLQKCVLAVIIVVNLRGALRKFAEVPRMWRANRVDAAIWLITMATSALVNTELGLLAGVLVSAFCVLGRTQRAQALELGRTQDGDHYEVLSAYRGLRSHPAVAVFRYPAPIYYANRSLFKKSLYRRAGLDPVKEKTRRIKFEKKLKRQNAERESVCKEDGEGAAGVTLALEQKPLRGLVLDCGAVLFVDSAGVDALKEVRKDYGELGVAVVLAQCSPAVLDALRRGGYLPEKRGGDHRLTFFTIADAVHHVQRASAPNADYNGTR from the exons GGGCTTCGTGCCCATCCTGCAATGGTTGCCGCGCTACCAGCCGAGAGACTGGCTCCTCGGGGACGTCATGTCGGGACTCATCGTGGGAATCCTGTTGGTCCCGCAGTCCATCGCCTACTCCTTATTGGCCGGGCAGGACCCAATCTACGGGCTGTAcacctccttcttctcctccatcATCTACACACTGCTGGGCACCTCCAGACACATCTCCGTGGGCATTTTCGGGGTTCTCTGCCTGCTGGTGGGGCAGGTCGTGGACCGGGAGGTGGCGTCGGCGGGGTACCTCACGGAGGGCGGCGACGGCCTGGCGGCCGTCAACGGTAGCGCGTTGGAGTCGTGCGACAGGAGCTGCTACGCGATAACGGTGGCGGCGACGGTCACCTTCACCGCGGGGGTCTACCAGGTGCTGATGGGCATCTTCCAGGTGGGCTTTGTGTCCGTCTACCTGTCAGACTCGCTGCTCAGCGGCTTTGCCACCGGGGCGTCGCTAACCATCCTCACCTCCCAAGTCAAATACCTGCTGGGGCTGAAGATCCAAAGGCCGCAGGGCTGGTTCACCCTCTTCAAGACCTGGTTCAGCCTGCTGGCCAACCTGGCACACGCCAACCTGTGCGACCTGATCACCAGCCTGGTgtgcctgctgctgctggtgccCACCAAGGAGCTCAACAACCGCTTCAAAAACAAGTTGAAG GCTCCGATTCCCTTCGAGCTCTTTGTGGTCATCATCGCGACGCTGGCGTCTCACTTCGGTCGCTTCAACGCAGACTACGGCTCGGACGTGGCGGGCGAGATCCCGACGGGCTTCCTGCCGCCGCGGCTGCCGGCGTGGTCGCTCATCCCCGCCGTGGCGGTGGACGCCTTCTCCATCGCGCTGGTGGGCTTCGCCATCACGGTTTCGCTGTCGGAGATGTTCGCCAAGAAACACGGCTACCGGGTGGACGCCAACCAGGAGATGTACGCCATCGGGTTCTGCAACATCCTGCCGTCCTTCTTCCGCTGCTTCGCCACCAGCGCCGCCCTGACCAAGACGCTGGTCAAGGAGTCGACGGGTTGCCAGACGCAGGTGTCGGGCCTCGTCAGTGCCgtggtgctgctgctggtgcTGCTGGTCATTGCGCCGCTCTTCTATTCCCTTCAGAA GTGCGTGCTGGCCGTCATCATTGTGGTCAACCTGCGCGGCGCCCTGCGCAAGTTCGCCGAGGTCCCCCGCATGTGGCGCGCCAACCGCGTTGACGCCGCCATATGGCTGATCACCATGGCCACCTCGGCGCTGGTCAACACGGAGCTGGGCCTCCTAGCGGGCGTCCTGGTGTCCGCCTTCTGCGTCCTGGGCCGGACGCAGCGGGCTCAGGCGCTGGAGCTGGGCCGGACGCAGGACGGGGACCACTACGAGGTTCTGTCGGCGTACCGCGGCCTCCGCTCCCACCCGGCCGTGGCCGTCTTCAGGTACCCGGCGCCAATCTACTACGCCAACCGGAGTTTGTTTAAAAAGTCTTTGTACCGGCGCGCGGGGCTCGACCCGGTGAAGGAGAAGACGCGGCGCATCAAGTTCGAGAAGAAGCTGAAACGGCAGAACGCCGAGCGGGAATCGGTGTGCAAAGAGGACGGCGAGGGCGCAGCCGGCGTCACGTTGGCGCTGGAGCAGAAACCTTTACGCGGCTTAGTGCTGGACTGCGGCGCCGTCTTGTTCGTGGACAGCGCCGGTGTCGACGCACTGAAGGAAGTGCGCAAAGATTACGGCGAGCTGGGGGTGGCGGTGGTCCTGGCTCAGTGCAGCCCGGCCGTCCTGGACGCCCTCCGACGAGGGGGGTACCTTCCGGAAAAACGGGGAGGGGACCACCGCTTGACCTTCTTCACCATCGCAGACGCCGTCCATCACGTGCAGCGTGCGTCTGCGCCAAACGCCGATTATAACGGTACGCGTTGA